Proteins from one Pseudomonas sp. KBS0710 genomic window:
- a CDS encoding anhydro-N-acetylmuramic acid kinase, with translation MPLYIGVMSGTSLDGLDIALIEQNPAINLIATHYIPMPDDLRTQLLSLCASGPDEIARSAVAQQHWVTLAAKGIHALLEQQNLKPQDIRAIGSHGQTIRHEPARGFTVQIGNPALLTELTGITVVSDFRSRDVAAGGQGAPLVPAFHEALFGERTGNRAVLNIGGFSNLSLIETDKPVAGFDCGPGNVLLDAWIHDQRGEHFDRDGQWAAGGQVEPALLNALLSDPFFLTKGPKSTGREVFNLGWLQHHLGRLPAFQPEDVQATLLELTALTIVESLQAAQADTETLLVCGGGAHNTTLMNRLAALLPSTQVSSTATYGVDPDWVEAMAFAWLAHCCLEGIAANRPSVTGARGLRVLGAIYPA, from the coding sequence ATGCCGCTCTATATAGGTGTGATGTCCGGGACCAGCCTCGATGGCCTGGACATCGCCCTGATCGAACAGAACCCGGCGATCAACTTGATCGCCACTCACTACATCCCCATGCCGGACGATCTGCGTACCCAGCTATTAAGCCTCTGCGCCAGCGGCCCGGATGAGATCGCCCGTTCGGCTGTCGCCCAGCAACACTGGGTGACACTGGCGGCCAAAGGCATCCATGCCTTACTGGAACAACAGAACCTCAAGCCTCAGGACATACGCGCGATCGGCAGCCACGGCCAGACGATCCGCCATGAACCTGCTCGAGGTTTTACCGTACAAATCGGCAACCCTGCCCTGCTCACTGAGCTGACGGGCATTACCGTCGTCAGTGATTTCCGCAGCCGCGATGTGGCCGCAGGCGGTCAAGGCGCGCCCTTGGTGCCCGCCTTTCATGAAGCCTTGTTCGGTGAACGTACCGGCAACCGCGCCGTATTGAATATCGGCGGCTTCAGCAACCTCAGCCTGATCGAGACCGACAAGCCCGTAGCCGGCTTCGATTGCGGCCCGGGCAACGTGCTGCTGGATGCATGGATTCACGATCAGCGCGGCGAGCACTTCGATCGCGATGGCCAATGGGCAGCCGGTGGCCAGGTCGAGCCTGCGCTACTCAACGCGCTACTCAGTGACCCGTTCTTCCTGACCAAAGGCCCGAAAAGCACTGGGCGCGAAGTATTCAACCTGGGATGGCTGCAACACCACCTCGGCAGATTGCCAGCGTTCCAGCCAGAGGATGTGCAAGCAACCCTGCTTGAACTGACCGCACTGACCATCGTCGAGTCCCTGCAAGCCGCACAAGCCGACACCGAAACCCTGCTGGTCTGTGGTGGCGGCGCGCATAACACCACGCTGATGAACCGCCTTGCGGCGCTGTTGCCGTCCACTCAGGTCAGCAGCACCGCCACTTACGGCGTGGACCCCGATTGGGTGGAAGCCATGGCCTTCGCCTGGCTGGCCCATTGCTGCCTGGAGGGCATTGCCGCCAACCGCCCAAGTGTCACTGGCGCACGCGGGCTTCGGGTATTAGGTGCAATCTACCCAGCCTAA
- a CDS encoding peptidoglycan DD-metalloendopeptidase family protein — MTTEPSKAPPLYPKTHLLAASGIAALLSLALLVFPSSDVEAKRTSLSLDLESPVEQLTQDQDASDAQQATNAPIESPFAQIESSPEDTQQATQEPPAPATPKNPLHREVTVAKGDTLSTLFEKVGLPASTVNEVLASDKQAKQFTQLKHGQKLEFELAADGQLKNLHSNVNDLESIALTKGAKGFAFNRITTKPVTRSAYVHGVINSSLSQSAARAGLSHSMTMDMASVFGYDIDFAQDIRQGDEFDVIYEQKVANGKVVGTGAILSARFTNRGKTYTAVRYTNKQGNTSYYTADGNSMRKAFIRTPVDFARISSRFSMGRKHPILNKIRAHKGVDYAAPRGTPIKAAGDGKVLLAGRRGGYGNTVIIQHGNTYRTLYGHMQGFAKGVSTGSNVKQGQVIGYIGTTGLSTGPHLHYEFQVNGVHVDPLGQKLPMADPIAKAERARFLQQSQPLMARMDQERSTLLASAKR, encoded by the coding sequence ATGACCACAGAACCGTCTAAAGCGCCGCCGCTTTACCCGAAGACCCACCTGCTCGCCGCAAGTGGTATCGCCGCCCTTCTCAGCCTGGCACTCCTGGTATTCCCTTCCAGTGACGTAGAAGCCAAACGAACATCCCTGAGCCTTGACCTGGAAAGTCCAGTTGAACAACTGACACAAGATCAAGACGCTTCCGACGCGCAACAAGCCACAAACGCACCGATAGAATCTCCATTTGCACAGATAGAAAGCAGCCCGGAAGACACCCAGCAGGCCACTCAAGAGCCGCCTGCGCCAGCCACTCCAAAAAATCCGCTGCACCGCGAAGTGACCGTCGCCAAAGGCGACACCCTTTCAACACTGTTTGAAAAGGTCGGCCTGCCCGCCTCTACGGTTAATGAGGTGCTGGCCAGCGATAAACAAGCCAAGCAATTCACCCAGCTCAAACACGGCCAGAAGCTAGAGTTCGAATTGGCTGCCGACGGCCAGCTGAAAAACCTGCATAGCAATGTCAACGACCTCGAAAGCATTGCCCTGACCAAAGGCGCCAAAGGCTTTGCGTTCAACCGCATCACCACCAAGCCGGTGACGCGCTCCGCCTACGTGCATGGCGTGATCAACAGTTCGCTGTCACAGTCGGCCGCCCGCGCTGGCTTGTCCCACAGCATGACCATGGACATGGCCAGCGTGTTTGGCTACGACATCGACTTCGCCCAGGACATTCGTCAGGGTGACGAATTTGACGTGATCTACGAGCAGAAAGTCGCCAACGGCAAAGTCGTCGGGACCGGCGCGATTCTTTCTGCGCGGTTTACCAACCGTGGCAAGACCTACACCGCAGTGCGTTACACCAACAAACAAGGCAACACCAGCTACTACACCGCCGATGGCAACAGTATGCGCAAGGCCTTCATCCGTACGCCGGTGGACTTTGCCCGCATCAGTTCGCGCTTTTCCATGGGCCGCAAGCACCCGATCCTCAACAAGATCCGCGCCCACAAAGGCGTTGACTATGCCGCCCCGCGCGGCACGCCCATCAAGGCTGCCGGTGACGGCAAGGTGCTGCTGGCCGGCCGTCGCGGTGGCTACGGCAATACCGTGATCATCCAGCACGGCAATACCTACCGCACCCTTTATGGCCACATGCAAGGGTTCGCCAAAGGCGTGTCGACCGGCAGCAACGTGAAGCAGGGCCAGGTTATCGGCTATATCGGCACCACCGGCCTGTCCACCGGCCCGCATTTGCACTATGAGTTCCAGGTGAATGGCGTTCACGTCGACCCACTTGGCCAAAAGCTGCCAATGGCCGATCCGATCGCCAAAGCCGAGCGCGCACGCTTCCTGCAACAGAGCCAGCCACTGATGGCACGCATGGACCAGGAGCGCTCCACCCTGCTGGCCTCGGCGAAGCGCTAA